The Kogia breviceps isolate mKogBre1 chromosome 8, mKogBre1 haplotype 1, whole genome shotgun sequence DNA window AAGCCAAAATCCACTTTTAGCCAGAGATGATTTTAATATTATACCTCACAAGAGTATTGTGTCAGCAATGTAGCAAAGTTATGACTTCCCCCAAAGactcattaaaatgtattattaagtaTAAAAAAATTCGGAAAATCCAAGAGGAACCCGTCTGTACTATCTCAGAAACAGTAAAAATTCTTTCCAACTTATCACTTCTTTCACTCTGCCTCCTCTACAAATACCACTCAGTAAATACTGGGAAGAACTTGATCCTGATGAAAAAGAGGATGAAgatgaaaaagagaatgaaaaatgccctagggcttccctggtggctcagtggttgagagtccgcctgcccatgcaggggacaccggtttgtgtcccggtctgggaagatcccacatgccgcggagcagctgggcccgtgagccatggccgctgggcctgcacatccagagcctgtgctccgcaacgggagaggccacaacagtgagaggcccaagtaccgcaaaaaaaaaaaaaaaaaaaaaaaatgccctaaaGAGCCATTATGATGCTCTGCATGTGATTCTTCCTTTAAACGTGCTACAGAGGAATATATGATGAATTCCGGtgactataaaaaataataaacctgtGAAGAggccataatattttttaaattattcaacaCACATAACACTTTAAAGTATGTTAAATTAGAaacattattttgaagaaaaatagtaactttttcccactttaatttttataatctgaaattttaataactccaatatttttctttttctttctgttttggttGTTAGCTcatgtcaaattattttcccttcatCAATTCTTGAAAATGTTCTCCCAcctcctcaattaaaaaaaaaaaaaaaacaatgacctAAATTCATTTAAGTCAAGCAAATCAGCTCTAGAAAGCTGGACCAAGTATTGACTTTCTTACCTAATCCTGCAAGAATGTGAAAGCACACTTGCAAAGGCGTTACAAGCTGCTATGGAAACGACATTCTTTTTTCACTATAACAGTACTCCTGGCTGAGAACTGCTGGCTCGCAAACCCCCAATCCAAGCCCATTGACAGCTTGTGGAGTGGACAGATGAggcatggaaaatattttaaattagttcaTTTATCTTGTTGAGACACAGGAAACGGCAACAAATTTCTCACATAAAAGGAAGTATAGAGAAAGACAATGCACCCCTAGCAATGTGTAGCAAATTTAGTCCATTAAGTCAAACCCTTCAGAATATTCTATACTGCCTAATAATAGCCACATCTCGTATTCTGAGGGAATTTTTTACAATCAAAAGATCCAGAAGGATGGCTAGAAATCATTGACTGCTTCTGATTTTTTGATGGACTCAAATTTTGCAAGtcaaatagttttaaaatcaaTGGTTTTTCACTGATCCCAGGTAGATCTTGGGCCAATATTAATTCTGCTTAATAAATCTAGAAAATTGCAGTAAAGAACTGAATGTTCTTAAAGAGAGCTCAAAAATGGCACATCTAAGGGTGAGCCAGACAAAGATGATTTAAGGAGACAATGTGAACTGCCCCTAAAGGTAAATGGACAGAATGGCTTTGTTCTAGGTCCCCATTCCATGGCTGACACCTCAGGAACTTCTGGCTCTGTGGTTCCTTCCCACCTGTGTCTCTGCCAGTGCACCACCTCCAAAGCAGTCTGTCACCTCCTGCTTCATGAGTCCCTCCTAGGAAGACAGGGCAGGGTCTTCAGGACTGGAAGTAGAAGCAAGTGGACACAGGGGCCAAACACTGGCCTTGGGGTTGGCTGCATCAGCATCACTGGGAATCAGAGGATTGTGTTAAAAATAAGGTCCCATCCTCCCCACAGCTAGAACCTCTGATTCGTAAGTCTGAAAAGGAGcacagaaatctgtatttttaatacaCATTCCCAAGCCAGAATTGGAAATCACTACATCCCAAATCCTTCACGAACTAGAAGCAGATAATTCTTGAAAGTCTATGTACTTACTCCCTTGAGTAATTTTAAGTAGATACATAAAATTTCTCATCATAACCTTAAGTTGTGAAAGTTATCATTCTCTGTATTAAATActgacttttaaaagtaaaatacattGTCTCAAAATTCTATGGTGATTTGATACCTccatcatccatttaaaaaaataaaagaacagccacttttttaaacagattttatagcattatttattctctttaaacTTCTATTACCTCTATTCCACTTTCCCCACAGAATTTTATCTGAAGACAAGATACTTCTATGCTCAAAAGTCTTTTATTGACCACTCCACCATAATTCTGTCAAAAGAAATATGCATATTAAttgaagtttcatttttaaaaatttcctttgacaggctctaagttaaaaaaaatcttctgatttgaaaattaacttattttcagTTTATAGCTGGTCAGAGCtacatatatattacaatgttaattattaaagtaaaaaagtaaatttttattgtatatatatttcttaacctGATATAtagacaaagatttttttttggtacacatttagttttattgtaaCAAAGCAACTTGTACACTTTTAACGTTTAAAACTGAGCATCATCTTTCCTTTCcagtgaaacaaaaagaaaaatttaaaaataaacaggaacaaaattacaatagagaaTGTCAATTGCAAATAAGATCTTACAGGTTCTGCTGATTCTCCCATCGAGAGGCAGGGCTCAAGTCATCATTaggagagaattttattttaaaagtgtcatCTTAAACTGCAAGGATGTCCGTTAAACATCACAATTAAACATGCCAAAGGAGAAGCCATGTTGTCAAAATGCCCACTTAACCCATCCAAACATCTCAAACCCACCCTTTGCTGACCTTCTATAaccctattttttaaagttttttttttctttttttaaacaagagaaagTAGACAGATACATGTTGGTAAATGCTAACTGTCCATATTCACAAAGAGACACAGTGTAATCTCTGAGCCCAATAtacaaagaaaggaggaaaaaagctaGAATTCTATGCACTACTACACGGGGGCCTAGCACCCTCCAGCTTCCAGCAGAGCTAAGGGagcaggtttttcttttttcccacagaGCATGGTGGTGTTGAGTCCATAAAGTTTTTGTTGAGACAGGAAGGGATAAAAGTGAACTTGGAACAGAAAGGGGTAgagattcttttcccactgaattcTGCTCAAGgtatttccccccaaaataagtTGTGAGCCATggtataaaggagaaaagagacctCAAAAACAAGGCAACTGAGCACAAGAggaggagatttaaaaaaaaaaaaaaaaaaagactgcaactTGCTCCCAGGGACTGgaggaaattaaaaaaggaaGGTTGGAATCCATCAGTGTTCCATTCGTCATCTTCTCCTTCatattcctctccttcctccccctcctcatcatcttcatcttcttCACCTTCATCCTCATCCCCTTCTTCATCAATATCTTCCaatccttcttcctcttcatcatcatcatcttcttcttctccttccccttcctcatcaTCCATGTCTGGAACCAAGTAGTACTGTAATGGATTTGGCCAAATATCACCTTTGATGACCTCTCCTAACTCATCTGCACCTGCATCAGCATGATCAGTAAACCAGGTGAAGAAGCTTTCTGGTTCCTCATGCTGTCTCTTCCTGCTGGCTTTATTCTGCGTTTGACTTGAACGTTTTGTCAAATCCTTTCCGGATTTCCATTTGATTTCAGTGGACTTTGAAGATGGATCACCACTCTCATTCAGATGAAATTCTTTGGAGAGAACTTTATTTTCGAAGTAAGggttttcatcaaaataaaaatctattctgTAACCTGATTTAATATCTTCAAATTCTGTCACTTTGACTCTTGTCAAATAACGCAGCGCCTCTTCATCCTCCTCCCCAAGCAGTGCAGACACTTGTGGATGGTTAATAAATGTTGTTACCCCAAAATCTGGGATTTTGGCCATCAATTCTGACCTCTTCTGATAAAATGGTTGGCGGAGTTTGTTATATTTCTGTTCTACTTTCAGAATCTCCTCACTGGCTTGTTCGTTAAGTCTGTCTATTTCATTCTGTACTTCATCAGTATGTTCAACTGCTCCCTGCTGTTCTTTCTGGAGGGGGCGCGGCGGCGGGCGGGCAGGCGGCTCTGCTCCCTCACTCACGCTCCGTGCTCCAGCTCGCGGCTCCATCTCCCCAGCCGccgcctcctcccacctcctcctcacaGCAAGGGTAGATAGCCGACAAAGATTTTTCTAAAGTAGCTTGTATAAATACAGATAATATCACACACTGCTAGCGATACAGTTCCtgtgtcattttaattatatttttccttaaaaaataattcacattAATAAGCGGATAGGATTGGAGGAGCTCTGTTGCAGCAATGTTTCTCAGTTCTTTTGAACTCTTTCTCAACTACCATCCATCGCTATCTATCAGCTGACATCCTTTGGGTAGTCCTTCAATTTTGCCAAAAGTAACGAAAAGGAGCCACCTGAGTCGCAAATCAGTACTTGCTACCCAGTCATTACATTCATTCCCTTTTTCAACTTTACGAAGACCAGCGTTTTGCATCATTCCTCTGTTTAACATGCCAGAGGTCTTTCAACACAAGCAGGGCACCACAGTAAGATGAGAGACAGACGCGAGCCAAGGAGGAGATGGGCTGTGAGGGGGAGGAGAATAGGAGACTCTGTAGACCTGTAGACAGCAGGTCTGTTCTTGAGCAGATCGACTTCTGGGAAAAGTATAGATTATCCTTGTACATGCTCTTAGGAAGGGTATGCGGGAATGTGGGCATCAGTTCAAAAGTGCCTGCCAGTTGATCCTGTAGTTCACGATCCCAGGGGTCTCCTGGTAGCAGCTACAGTTATCAAAAGTGAAGAGCACTCTGACAGCACCTCGCTCAGGAGCAAGGGCTGAAGAGGGCAGTGCCCAGTGCAACGTTTACTTCCCAAGGGCAGAGTGGAAGCTGGCTCAGGGAGGGACTGGAGCTGAGAAGCAGGGTAGGCATCTTTCTCAGAGCAGCCTATTCCAAAGTGTATTCTCCCAACTTTCCCATCTCCCCCGGCCTCACTTTTCTATAAAGTTTCCACTGAGAAACACAGCACAGACTGTGGCTAAAATTGTTCCCATCTGTGACAGAGGCACATTTACTCAACAGAATAATAACTATTCTAACGCTGGTGTTGCAGCAATCAATGTATGTAAGAGGACACACAACCAAAGATCTTGTGTGGCCTAACTCAGAAATTCACAATTAGGCCAGTGGGGTTTTAAGATACAGAAATAtctaccaatttttaaaacttttctgcttGCTCTTGGGTTCAAATGTACTACatgtgaataaatttttaaaatgaaaagtaataaaagaaagaaaaaaactaagttCCTCCACTGCATGCTCCATTCACTTTAGGAGGGGTTAATGTATAAGCCCAGTGGGGAGCACCATTTTCTATAAATGCTAAAATTATCTCACCATGCAGtctgagaagaaaaacacaacagaagaaaaatttttaagccCACACTCGTATGAGCAGAGGAGGAAGCGGAAGCAGAAGCATGACTCCTGCCTTTCTGCCTCTGGCAGGAGCTCTCACTGCAATGCCAGCCAAGGACCCAAAGCTGCTGGAGAGTCAGCCGCCAGGGCTCTGCATTTGACAATGTAAAAGTCAGGTGAAGCGTCAGACCAGAAAGAGCCTACCCTCCCCCCTTTCTGGGTGTTCCCCATAGTTCACCCTACACAACTAGACTTTCAGCCAGCCTCACTGGCTCTTTTGGAACCAGGAAAAGGTGTGAGAAAAATCCCAGAATaagaattttagaactgaaagggTCGTTTATCttagaaataaggaaactgaggcctgaagcAGATGAGCTGGCCCACAATCACACTCCCAGGGCTGAGACGCCCCCAAAGGCATCCCTGTCTCCTCCGCCACGCGGCTCAGAGCTCTGTCCTCCGCTGCTCCTGCCCCACtggttcccttctcttctctgatgCACCTCATTTCTTCCGGCCTTGAGGACCTTGAATATACCACTCCCTTAACTTGCATAACTGCCCCCCACCATCCCTACCTTCATCTTGACTGCACCTCCTCACGTTTTAGTTCTTAAATGTCATTCCTTCAGGGTCATCCACTCTTGAGCCTCCAAATTAGGTTAGTCTCCCTGATGGACGTTGTCATGGGACAATTCCTTTTCATAAAcagtcattttttaatatatctctCTTCCTAGACCTAAGAGCTCCAAGAACATTGGAACCAACATGTTCTGGCTCATCCTTATAAGCCCTTACATATAAGCCCTTAAAAGTAATGGCTCAGGACCTGGAAGAAGGtaaacattcattaaatatttataaataaatttaataaatatttactacatgGTGGATACTGCTTTGAGGGTAATATATATACTGttcattatttacttaatttattccTCTAAACTCCATGAGACAGGCAAtagtaatatttccattttatagatgtagaaactgaagcacagaacaGTTCAGGAACTtcaccaagatcacacagctcataAGTAGAAGAGTCGTGGCCCTGGGTAACATTTATGGTAGCTGCTTTATAAAGGGTCAATGGAGACCTGCATGAGAACTTAGTGcttggaaagatttttaaagaacaagCTATGAGCATAATGGGCCCTGATATCGGACACTATGTGAGCATTTTCCAGAAGAATATGTTAACAGACTTTATATTAGTCATCTTTCATGCTCCAGCAGCAACAATCTCCAAAGCCTCATGAAATGTTTGTTTCTTGCTCATGTTGAATGCTTGCTGTGACTCTGCGGCAGGTCTTTAATCTGGGCCCCGGGCTGGGGGAGTGCCCCTATCTGAACCACGCAGTTTTCACAGATGGGAACGGAGAGATGGTGGCACCATGCAGAGGCTCCTAGAGCTTCAGCCAGCAGCAGCACAGGTCATTACCacttacattaaatttaaaaccccaagctttttattttcttcccctaAGTTCCCCAGGGCATTAGAAGCAACCAACCACCTCGATTCAACTCCTTATCTTCACTAAAATGTTCTATGGCAGCACATACTTGGTCCCTCAGAGCCTCGTCTCCTCTAGGCACTTGACTGCAGGGATCTAAAGGTGATAATCTGAGTAGCTCTCTGCCCCTGCACACCATGTGCTACCAGTTGAATCCTTCCTACAATTCTTCGTAGTTTTTTAGCCTTCTCTTCATATAATGCTTTTACTCTTTCAATCTTCtcccaaacaaaaaacctcttaaGGATCTGGATCCAAATTCTCATAGAGGTATGGTGGAGAGACCTCCCTATCTTTCTTTTGAGAGAAGGGATGATGTAGAAGGAACACAAACTGTCCCACAGTTTTACTGTTTAAATGCTACCACCCTGTCTCACAAAGAACATAACTTCATTTGCCTCAGGCACTTTACATGCAGTAACTCATGGTTCGTTATGTCTCTGGATGTTAGGTATgattatctcattttacaggtagCAAATAATATTAGACGCCTGGAGATTAAATTCCCTGCCTAAGGTTTCGTAGTCAACAGCAGAACCAGGACAAGATCCCTCCTGATGTTCTGCTCTTTGCATAGAAATGCTCATCTAGGCTTTCTGATGATCTTGAGCTAAAGTTAAGACAGAACCAGAGTAAACATCAACTCCTCCCCTGACATACGCAAATGCATACATCCACAcatactaaatatattttatatgtgtgttttatataatatacacacatacaaacacatggacaaaATACCAACTCGGAATGGGGGAAATGTTCCTGAACTGTCGAATACATACTGACTGCTGAACTGAGAGAACTCTACTTAtttgataaattattaaatactATGCAGCACTTCTTCAGGAAAAGACAATAGGGAACTTCAGTCAGGTCTCATCCCTGCTTGAGATGGAACCCTAACAATGGCTAGgaatataaatgttaaataaggAAGGAACCCTTAATGGTTGGTACtctattttatcatttctccTAACTCTGATACTTTCCTTTTATTGCACACAACATGATCACTCATTCTGTTGAATAGAATGAATGTTCCTATTGTCAGCTCTCTGTTTTGCTACTTACTGCAAATCCTTGGCAAAACTGCCCGCTTCATTTTTTATTCCCTGTAGatcttcctgccctcaaggaaggggcttttttttttttttttttttttttgcagtttgcgggcctctcactgttgtggcctcccccattgcggagcacaggctccggatgcataggctcagcggccatggctcatgggcccagccgctccgcggcatgtgggatcttcccggaccggggcacgaacccgcgtcccctgcatcggcaggcggactctcaaccactgcgccaccagggaagcccaaggaagggGCTTTGAAGTAGTGTGAGTTCCAGAGCCAAGTGTGACAACGCAGCAGTCTCAAGATGAAGTGTCAAGTCAGCAGACAAGGCTGCCTGCAGTAGCGGAGCCGACTCTTTCAGGGAAAGGACTGCCCGAAGCCCTGTGGAGGCCCCCTGGGTCCCACAGGCAGGAAGCAGTCAGAGctctgtctctgcaaatggctACACAACAAGTACTATCCTTTCCATCATCACTCTCAGAGAGGACTCAAGTGCAAGGCTCTGGAAGACTCAGGGAGGGTGCGCGGAGTCGCTCTAAATGGGATGCCTCTAGTGTCTTATCTTGATCATGGTATCAGTGACAATGCCTGACTGGGTTCTCCTCCTGACTCCTCCTGAATCTTACCTGCTAGGGAGGCTGAAATGAAACTCAGGTGAGCACACACCAGTCCTAATGGAATGTTGGTCTGAGTCCCTCCCTTTGTGCCACTTTAGTGGGCAAGGTTGGAGGGAAACCTTATAACCGGTCCATTCATTCATCGTTTAAACCTTTTCTGAGTATAGACTCTGGCCCCATGTGAGGCTCTGATGATACAAAGCCGAAGATCATGGTGGTGTCTGCCCTGGAGGAATCACAGAGTCCTCAGAAGGAGGTATCAGGAGTGTGACTTTGATGACTCCATTCCCAGAGCCACCTTGATGCCATTCACAGGGCGGTAGGCCAGGCCAAGTGGAAGGCACCCAACATCTAAACATCGTCCCCCAAACACCTCCAACAAAGCCCCTTTAGCCAGCAGTTAGCTCTCTGGGTTCCTGCTCTCACGCAGTTTTTAAAGAAGTGTGAGAAACAGGGGATGTTCATCCTGTCCCTTGAGTTTCTCAAGTAACACATGCCATTCCTTACTAGCCCCTGGCCTACCTTCCACTGTTTGCCCCTCTGAACTCCTCTCCAGGGTTTTAGATACTTGTTTTGCAGATGCTGGAAACACAGAGGATACCTTCCATCAACTCAAAGAGGTCTGTCTTCATACTTCCTCATGCAGAGCAGTTATTCTACTTCCCAGATTTCCccctaaccccttcaggctctggACCCATGGGGTGTTCAGTGTTTTTCAACAGCAATGCCAGGTGTGACTCTGGCATTTATGACTGCCAACATTTTCAGAGTGGATGGATGCCAGAGACACACTCCTGGAGCACTTTTAGTCAACAGGGTAGTGACTGCTGTGAGATGTGATGAGTGCCTCTGATCCTTTACAGCTGATCCACTCAGAGGACAAATGCTCAGGCTGCACTCTGCTGTTCCTTGCTTGCAGTGAGTTTGACATGCTGTATGGGGCACAAGTAAGAATGTTTCCCTGAACTTATTATTGGCACCTGCAGGTGCCAAGCTTGCCAAATCATAAATTTAGGAAATTGCGTTCTGTTAGACTAAGTCCTTCCCTTAGCACTTTAGTCACCTagttattcttcaatttctttcctacAAACACTTGGCCCAGGTCCCGAGGTTCATCCCATATCTATGTGTCTCCTCAGTACATAAAAGAGAttaaggaaaggagagggaacaataaaatttcaggttTACTggcacactaagtgaagtaatccCACTATGCATACACTTTTCTTACAGGAAGCTCACTTACTCAACCTTTCCATTCACCTGCCTGATGAGatctatacaaatattttaagaggGTAATTTGGAAGACTTACAAGAGTACAAGTTGTTCCAGGTGTAGCATTAGTCTCTGTTGTTTGCTTTAGGTTTAGCTCATTTACACAAGTGAATAACTAACTGCCTGTTAATTAATCAGATCAACCAAGACTCATTTAAACTACTTGCTAACAGTCCTCTTTTATATACCATCAGTCTTCAATTGTTTTTGCTTACAATTCCCCCAAAAGAGTTTTGGAAAACTGTATCTTTCCTTGCATATGTTAAAGTTAAcccttataaattttattttttaattttaagtttgggaaaaaaaaagtaaaggatacTCTTTTCCAGCATAGAATTCCAGGATATAATTATACgtgtgctttaaatatatttgtcaAACTTTGGGACTGAAAATTAAGCcaaatttatgtgaaatgtcagCCATATATATAACCTGACAAAAGTGGTCCTCATTATCAAACCAACCTGCCAAAACAGATTTCGCTTCTAtaagaaaaagactgaaatcattttttaaaacaaaataaacatattaatatGCATCCCCATATCAAGCACCTCATTTCTGAATTCTAATTCTAAGAGGTAATCTTGAGTGTATTAGGGTAACATATAGGTCCAATGATATAATGACTTAAACgtaacagaaatttgtttccgGCTCACATAACAGTATTGGGCTGGAAAACAGTTCGGTGGGCTAACATTCCTCCATAGTCATCTAGGGACAAAAGCGCTGCCATCTCAATGTTTGGGTTCCAGGGTCTCTCTCTGGGTCAACTCCTTTCCAGCAAACAGTAAGGAGGAGGACAGATGGGGGTATTTAGAAGCCAAGCCTGGGAGTCACCCATCATTTTCCTCCCATACCTTTGTGTGAACTCCTTCCTGCAAGGGAGGCTGTGATGTGGACTAGCTGTGGCCCAAGTAAGAGAAGACCATGGATTTCAGTGAGCAGCTAGTAGATAAGGTCACAACCTTTGCAATAAATTTATGGCCTAAGCGAAACAATGTGCTATTCTCGTCAGTATTTATTACCTAATCTATCTTTGCTTTGGTCTCTGAACACTTGCCCTCAGAATCTGCCCCTTTGTTTACCTACCTGAGGGTAATTCATTTATACTGTAAAGCAAAAGAGGTGGTGAGAAAGGAGACCCAGAAGCTCCTTCCAAGGTTCTCTCTCCTTCACACCAATATGAGGAAACAGCATGtacaaaagtccaggatctgGAAGTTGATCCTCAAAGAACTATCACTGCATTGTACCTCTGAGACAGTGTTCACATAACCCTAGGGTACATGGACCCCAGTCTGAGAATCACTGATGTATAAAGTATTAGAAAACATGGAGGATCACAGAATTCTAAAGTGCAAAGTACTCGTGCATTTTACAGAGGTGAAAAGTGAGCTAGAGGGAAGACGTCCAAAGTCACTCTTAAAGAGGTTAATGCATATATCCTTTGCTCCAGCAAACTTATTTTTGCCTTTGGTATAAATGGATATTCTAGCTTTCTACTGCATGTTGTGTAGAAAGGAATGAACATAACAGGCCTGCAACTGCTATCCTTTGAGAGTCCTGCTGACAAGGTTGGCCCCTGGCAGTTGTCTGGGAAATTGAATTTGGGGAGAATTCCCTCCATTTCCTGAAAAGAATGGCTCACGGTGCCTAGACTACACAGTACAAACAATATGGTTTATGCTGAACAATTGCTtcccttctgggagtctggaattgtGATACTTGTTAGGCAGAGGGTGCCTATGTGATCCGTTTTGAGTAAAAACTCAGCACCAACTCTCTAATGAGCCTCTCTGGTCGGCAACATTCTACACATATTGTCATAACTCATTCCAGGGGGAATTAAGGAGCACTGTGTGCCTCCCTAAGTGAGAACTCTGGAAGCTTGCAGCTGGTTTCCTCCAGTCTCCACCCCatgtgcctttttttcccttttctgagtTTGCTTGCTGTAATCACAGCTGTGAGAACAACAGTATGCTGAGTGCTGTGAGTTTTCCTCGTCAATCACCGAACCTGGGAGTGGTTTGGGGACCACCAACACACATAGAAATTAGGTTTGACAGACTAGAATACATTGATCTCAGGATACTAAGAACATagtaaataatgaaagaaatttcagtacatttaaaatctgttttttgcATATGGAACCTCCAGAAAAGGGTGAAGGCAATTTATATTCAACTTAAGctacatacttttaaaatgacagatgaaaataatttaaaatacagatattGGTCTTAGTTAGTAAGAAAAACAAGGATTCCCTGAAAATTACTACCAAAGACATCAGAAGAGAACCTTCCATATTGAACCATTAAGGAGAAAATGAATATGGAATTCTGAACATTACTAAGAAAAAACATGTCcagaattgaaagaaagaaagagagagagagagagggaaggagggagggagggaagatgaCTCAGGGTGTCTGTGTTGAAGACAAAGGGAGGAAACCAATGAACACTCTCTCTGCCATAAGCTGGTCCCATATCCCTCCTACTGGGTCACTAGACAAAAAGTCATATACCAGACCAAGGTGTTCAGATAACATTGTCCCTAATTTTATATTGtacttttttcctttgattttttacAAGCAATACGAAGCTTCTTGCAGAAAAGCTCCAAAGTACACAATAAAATTGTGTACTTTGTGTACacaataaaattacttttttaaatcaCCCAATATCCAGCCATCCACAGGCAACCACAATATGGCATTCAAGTCATTTCCctgttcattaaaaataataataattgggaATATTCTGTATGCATAATTTCTCTTAAATTTCCTCACCAAAGCATGGTTATGAAAAAATTATTAGTGACATGGATTAAACAGGCCTgttgaagaatttttttcttcctttaactgTACTAAAGATACTCAGATGTCCCTGAGCCCAAGTATCTACTTGGAACCTGAGAAACCCAAGGTGAGAATGTGCCTACGTGCTGCCATGGCTCAGGATGACATCTGACCAAGATACAGAAATGAACACTGAGTACAGATGCTTTTCTCCCTAGAGTGACTGGTCTGGCTGAAAATGCGGACCACACACTGTGTTGCCTTGATGAGCTGACTTCTCATACAGCTGGGGTCCAGGGCACAGCAATGAGAGACTCAAGAGTCGTGATGCCATCTAAAGGTGTTCCTGTGAGTCACAGAGCATCATTTCCTCCATTTGGTACTTTGCGCCAGCCACATCACATTCCAGAAGCAGTACAggcagcacagtggttgggaTTAAGCTGAGCAGCTGAACAAACTCAAATTACCAAACTCCTCTTAGCCTCGGTTTTATcaaatataaaatgggaacaatgatATCAACCTCAAAGAGTTATTGTACGATCACCTAgatagagcctggcacagagcagccaaaatgaaaaagaatattcaaCACGAGAACATTGGTATATCTTGCTAACACTAAAATCTAGTAAGCTACCCCGTTTCATGTTTACTATTTTTTAGTGCACgcacagggggtgggggtgaggacagCTTTTAATTACCCCcaaagcaatgcaaatcaaaccacaaagaCTAATCC harbors:
- the LOC131761481 gene encoding protein SET-like — encoded protein: MEPRAGARSVSEGAEPPARPPPRPLQKEQQGAVEHTDEVQNEIDRLNEQASEEILKVEQKYNKLRQPFYQKRSELMAKIPDFGVTTFINHPQVSALLGEEDEEALRYLTRVKVTEFEDIKSGYRIDFYFDENPYFENKVLSKEFHLNESGDPSSKSTEIKWKSGKDLTKRSSQTQNKASRKRQHEEPESFFTWFTDHADAGADELGEVIKGDIWPNPLQYYLVPDMDDEEGEGEEEDDDDEEEEGLEDIDEEGDEDEGEEDEDDEEGEEGEEYEGEDDEWNTDGFQPSFFNFLQSLGASCSLFFFFFLNLLLLCSVALFLRSLFSFIPWLTTYFGGKYLEQNSVGKESLPLSVPSSLLSLPVSTKTLWTQHHHALWEKRKTCSLSSAGSWRVLGPRVVVHRILAFFLLSLYIGLRDYTVSLCEYGQLAFTNMYLSTFSCLKKEKKNFKK